The Myxococcus guangdongensis genome has a window encoding:
- a CDS encoding LVIVD repeat-containing protein codes for MTNRWKGGVLWVLLCAGMGSACSRELDDVVGVPVEQGPSHRLEDLGDWSAEPLAACPLLPAGSTTAACGTLESFDLSACARDSLGAVRGEGIFNLHVIGNDILTNDNSQATSALRILEDGRVLQDGRLFPEVRVDATTFFASRSGTLQDGRAYRTSMVGCKAEGPTRMTGCFVNCLGGTPSFQGTFELEKVRRREGESEGSNLELVGEGVVPQGTVADVFVAKGHAYVVSLEDAFKGPGGLYVFDLKDRKAPRLVKNVFFPGDSYWNGVWAKDDALYVASAARGLLVFDISDPANPVLVSALPSGAGVDVHTVFVAMDRLYAMSASPAPMTLIFDVKNAREPVLLGRYVDPSVNPMVASFPHDATAWGNRLYVSHWRAGLLVLDVSDPANVVKVGEYVYPRATSHTNRWHHVNNRLIVFEGGEDWGAHVRAIDMTDPKDPILVGEYRLSPGVSVHNMELKANRLYLSHYQHGVRVLDVSRPSEMKEIAYYNTWRETDRARGLMFYDGAIGVRVPDDGYVYVIDTSRGLLIFEEVE; via the coding sequence ATGACGAACCGGTGGAAAGGTGGCGTGCTCTGGGTCCTGCTCTGCGCGGGGATGGGGAGCGCTTGTTCCCGCGAGCTGGATGACGTGGTGGGGGTGCCCGTGGAGCAGGGGCCCTCGCACAGGCTGGAGGACCTCGGGGATTGGTCCGCCGAGCCGCTCGCCGCCTGCCCGCTGCTCCCCGCCGGGAGCACGACTGCCGCGTGCGGCACGCTGGAGTCCTTCGACCTGTCGGCCTGCGCTCGCGACAGCCTGGGGGCCGTGCGGGGCGAGGGCATCTTCAACCTGCATGTCATCGGCAATGACATCCTGACGAACGACAACAGCCAGGCCACCAGCGCGCTGCGCATCCTCGAGGATGGGCGTGTGCTCCAGGATGGGAGGCTCTTCCCGGAGGTTCGGGTGGATGCGACCACCTTCTTCGCCTCGCGCAGCGGCACGCTCCAGGACGGGCGGGCGTACCGGACGTCGATGGTGGGGTGCAAGGCGGAGGGCCCGACGCGGATGACGGGCTGCTTCGTGAACTGCCTGGGGGGCACGCCGTCGTTCCAGGGCACCTTCGAGCTGGAGAAGGTCCGCCGGCGCGAGGGGGAGTCGGAGGGCTCCAACCTGGAGCTCGTGGGCGAGGGCGTGGTGCCGCAGGGCACGGTCGCCGACGTGTTCGTCGCCAAGGGCCACGCCTACGTGGTGTCGCTGGAGGATGCGTTCAAGGGGCCCGGCGGGCTCTACGTGTTCGACCTGAAGGACCGCAAGGCGCCCCGGCTGGTGAAGAACGTGTTCTTCCCGGGGGACAGCTACTGGAACGGCGTGTGGGCCAAGGATGACGCGCTCTATGTCGCCAGCGCGGCGCGGGGGCTGCTCGTCTTCGACATCTCGGACCCGGCGAACCCGGTCCTGGTGAGCGCGCTGCCGAGCGGGGCTGGCGTCGATGTGCACACCGTCTTCGTGGCGATGGACCGGCTGTATGCGATGTCCGCCTCACCGGCGCCGATGACGCTCATCTTCGACGTGAAGAACGCGCGGGAGCCGGTGCTGCTCGGCCGCTACGTGGACCCGAGCGTGAATCCCATGGTGGCTTCGTTCCCGCATGACGCCACGGCGTGGGGCAACCGGCTGTATGTGAGTCACTGGCGCGCGGGCCTGCTGGTGCTCGACGTGAGCGACCCGGCGAACGTGGTGAAGGTGGGGGAGTATGTCTATCCGCGCGCCACCAGCCACACGAACCGCTGGCACCACGTGAACAACCGCCTCATCGTCTTCGAGGGTGGCGAGGACTGGGGCGCGCACGTGCGGGCCATCGACATGACGGACCCGAAGGACCCCATCCTCGTCGGCGAGTACCGGCTCTCCCCGGGCGTCTCCGTGCACAACATGGAGCTGAAGGCGAATCGGCTCTACCTGTCCCACTACCAGCACGGCGTGCGGGTGCTGGACGTGTCGCGGCCCTCGGAGATGAAGGAGATTGCCTACTACAACACCTGGCGGGAGACGGACCGGGCGCGGGGGTTGATGTTCTACGACGGTGCCATCGGCGTCCGCGTCCCGGATGACGGCTACGTGTATGTCATCGACACCTCGCGGGGCCTGCTCATCTTCGAGGAAGTGGAGTAG
- a CDS encoding CHRD domain-containing protein, whose amino-acid sequence MRPLLMSLVSTCVLVSSAHAKDPALGASTFTVYEAFLSPAQEPGEESEVPKPLEKSLGATAPSTPREARKSRGHGVLRFSKDLTRAYVEVEMTGVNPADILMFHIHCGPPGVLGPVVVDFGELGNLSKTLSNGRWSVELTNANVTFIKEMKGIKPGLPESCPAELGFLSQTRTLASLESLARKGVLYFNLHTKAHTYYGEMRGQLYAAQP is encoded by the coding sequence ATGCGTCCGTTGCTGATGTCGCTCGTGTCGACCTGTGTCCTCGTGTCGTCGGCCCACGCCAAGGACCCCGCGCTCGGCGCGAGCACCTTCACAGTGTACGAGGCCTTCCTCAGCCCCGCGCAGGAGCCGGGCGAGGAGTCGGAGGTGCCCAAGCCGTTGGAGAAGAGCCTGGGCGCCACCGCGCCCTCCACGCCGCGCGAGGCGCGCAAGTCCCGGGGGCACGGCGTGCTGCGCTTCAGCAAGGATTTGACCCGGGCCTACGTGGAGGTGGAGATGACGGGCGTCAACCCCGCGGACATCCTCATGTTCCACATCCACTGCGGGCCGCCCGGCGTGCTCGGGCCGGTGGTGGTGGACTTCGGGGAGCTGGGCAACCTGTCGAAGACGCTCTCCAACGGGCGCTGGTCCGTGGAGCTCACCAACGCCAACGTCACCTTCATCAAGGAGATGAAGGGCATCAAGCCCGGGCTGCCGGAGAGCTGCCCCGCGGAGCTGGGATTCCTTTCCCAGACACGGACGCTGGCCAGCCTGGAATCCCTGGCGCGCAAGGGGGTGCTCTACTTCAACCTGCACACCAAGGCGCATACTTATTACGGCGAGATGCGCGGACAGCTCTACGCCGCGCAGCCCTGA
- a CDS encoding strictosidine synthase family protein — protein MKKLLMVVGVLCVLLAGFALKTMRDAGQFRTIAPHAPGKCKPVPGMPGAEDITFHPSGEYAYVSSHDRRAAMAAGTAVRGDLYRYTLNGDTPPVLLTGSFQGTFQPHGISLYVDPTTGAQTLFVVNHLPGHRNTIERFEVGPDGLLVHRATREGAELVSPNDVVAVDAERFYVTNDHGNPPGIWQTLEDYLQLGQGNVLYFDGRGFKKVIEGTTYANGINRSHDGATVYLAQAVGRTLNSYSRDVETGALTLRHSLALDTGPDNIELDAAGNLWVAAHPKLLDFAAYAGDTTGKARAPAQVLRLSGTDADMKVTEVFLDDGQQTSGTATAAISGKRMLLGPVFEKDFLDCELP, from the coding sequence ATGAAGAAACTCCTGATGGTTGTGGGTGTGCTGTGCGTACTACTCGCGGGTTTCGCACTCAAGACCATGAGAGACGCGGGACAGTTCCGTACGATTGCCCCCCACGCGCCCGGCAAGTGCAAGCCGGTGCCGGGCATGCCCGGCGCGGAGGACATCACCTTCCATCCGAGCGGCGAGTACGCCTATGTGTCCTCGCATGACCGCCGCGCGGCGATGGCGGCCGGCACCGCGGTCCGGGGCGACCTCTACCGCTACACATTGAACGGCGACACGCCGCCCGTGCTGCTCACCGGGAGCTTCCAGGGCACGTTCCAGCCCCACGGCATCAGCCTGTACGTGGACCCCACCACCGGCGCGCAGACGCTCTTCGTCGTGAACCACCTCCCGGGCCACCGCAACACCATCGAGCGCTTCGAGGTGGGCCCCGATGGCCTGCTCGTCCACCGCGCCACCCGGGAGGGCGCCGAGCTCGTCTCGCCCAACGACGTCGTCGCCGTGGACGCCGAGCGCTTCTACGTGACGAACGACCACGGCAACCCGCCGGGCATCTGGCAGACGCTCGAGGACTACCTCCAGCTGGGCCAGGGCAACGTCCTCTACTTCGACGGCCGGGGCTTCAAGAAGGTCATCGAGGGCACGACGTACGCCAATGGCATCAATCGCTCGCACGACGGGGCCACGGTGTATCTGGCGCAGGCCGTGGGCCGCACGCTGAACAGCTACTCACGCGACGTGGAGACGGGTGCGCTGACGCTGCGCCACTCGCTCGCGCTGGACACCGGCCCGGACAACATCGAGCTCGACGCCGCGGGCAACCTCTGGGTCGCCGCCCATCCGAAGCTGCTCGACTTCGCCGCCTATGCGGGCGACACCACCGGCAAGGCCCGCGCGCCCGCACAGGTGCTGCGCCTGTCCGGCACCGACGCGGACATGAAGGTGACGGAGGTCTTCCTCGACGACGGCCAGCAGACCTCCGGGACCGCCACCGCCGCCATCTCCGGCAAGCGGATGCTGCTGGGCCCTGTCTTCGAGAAGGACTTCCTCGACTGCGAGCTGCCCTGA
- a CDS encoding lysophospholipid acyltransferase family protein, translating to MSASAPISDHVVPVTNVQKQPAEHLRRIVGTPPGALVKLLTRPVFAFITWLSPESRDALARFVGNLAYTLGIRRRVVMDNLARGLPEKSDAERRDIARGAYINMSRVVLESIPDGDRLPSDWGEQGVVGQEAWDSLRARISTGKGALLVTAHFGNWELLGDMFIRWGVGIDALVRPLKGALNTRIAENRLGCGAGLIYPRGAIQEISEAVERGESPYMLLDQALPAKAAVFVPFFGRLASTTPACAVAAQRTGAPVYVVMGVRSGKGAARFRLEVEGPIPPPAPGESADPVTEHTARITAALERCIRKYPDQWMWLHRRWKVQPPAATDAKS from the coding sequence GTGTCCGCCTCCGCTCCCATTTCCGACCACGTCGTCCCGGTAACGAACGTCCAGAAGCAGCCCGCGGAGCACCTGCGCCGCATCGTCGGCACGCCGCCTGGCGCGCTGGTGAAGCTCCTGACGCGGCCCGTCTTCGCGTTCATCACCTGGCTGTCGCCCGAGTCGCGTGACGCACTCGCCCGCTTCGTGGGCAATCTGGCGTACACGCTGGGCATCCGTCGCCGCGTGGTGATGGACAACCTGGCGCGCGGGCTGCCGGAGAAGAGCGACGCGGAGCGGCGCGACATCGCGCGGGGCGCGTACATCAACATGTCGCGCGTGGTGCTGGAGTCGATTCCCGATGGAGACCGGCTGCCCTCAGACTGGGGCGAGCAGGGTGTCGTGGGCCAGGAGGCCTGGGACTCGCTGCGGGCGCGGATCTCCACGGGCAAGGGCGCGCTGCTGGTGACGGCGCACTTCGGCAACTGGGAGCTGCTCGGCGACATGTTCATTCGCTGGGGCGTGGGCATCGACGCGCTGGTGCGTCCGCTCAAGGGCGCGCTCAACACGCGCATCGCCGAGAACCGGCTGGGCTGCGGCGCGGGGCTCATCTATCCGCGCGGCGCCATCCAGGAGATTTCGGAGGCGGTGGAGCGCGGCGAGTCGCCCTACATGCTGCTGGACCAGGCGCTGCCTGCGAAGGCGGCGGTGTTCGTGCCGTTCTTCGGGAGGCTCGCGTCCACCACGCCCGCGTGCGCGGTGGCGGCGCAGCGCACGGGCGCGCCGGTGTACGTGGTGATGGGCGTGCGCAGCGGCAAGGGCGCCGCCCGCTTCCGGCTGGAGGTGGAGGGCCCCATCCCGCCGCCCGCGCCCGGTGAGAGCGCGGACCCGGTGACGGAGCACACCGCGCGCATCACCGCGGCGCTGGAGCGCTGCATCCGCAAGTACCCGGACCAGTGGATGTGGCTGCACCGCCGCTGGAAGGTGCAGCCGCCCGCGGCGACGGATGCGAAGAGCTGA
- a CDS encoding LysR family transcriptional regulator, with translation MDLEELRAFVGVAETGSYLEAAEALAVSRTTLRRRVEALEARAGVPLLTSTRTGIVLTEAGALLARRGRLMMQETSALVASLREVGHTPSGTLRVVLPVGMPPHLLAPLFGLLRTTYPQLRVHARFSEHPLSEPLEDVDLAAHFGDALPRGPWLSQVVLRVREGLWASEAYLRQRGVPASVEDLKAHELFCWQAPGDDASVWPRLTGAPFPVAPALISTDIHFVRVCCLAGQGIGLIPSVELPDPEGGESLVAVLPDEVGRVRPLRLSVPEALSEIPKVRQVLTHIRQFLEPL, from the coding sequence ATGGACCTGGAAGAGTTGCGGGCCTTCGTGGGCGTGGCGGAGACGGGCTCGTACCTGGAGGCGGCGGAGGCGCTGGCGGTGTCGCGCACCACGCTGCGCAGGCGCGTGGAGGCGCTGGAGGCCCGCGCGGGCGTGCCGCTGCTCACGAGCACCCGGACGGGCATCGTCCTGACGGAGGCGGGGGCGCTGCTCGCGCGCCGGGGCCGCTTGATGATGCAGGAGACGAGCGCGCTGGTGGCGTCGCTGCGCGAGGTGGGGCACACGCCCTCCGGCACGCTGCGGGTGGTGCTGCCGGTGGGGATGCCGCCGCACCTGCTCGCGCCGCTCTTCGGTTTGCTGCGGACCACCTATCCCCAGCTGCGCGTGCACGCGCGCTTCAGCGAGCACCCCCTGTCGGAGCCGCTGGAGGACGTGGACCTGGCGGCGCACTTCGGCGACGCGCTGCCGCGCGGGCCGTGGCTGTCGCAGGTGGTGCTGCGCGTGCGCGAGGGGCTGTGGGCCAGCGAGGCCTACCTGCGCCAGCGCGGCGTGCCCGCCTCCGTGGAGGACCTGAAGGCGCACGAGCTGTTCTGCTGGCAGGCGCCCGGCGACGACGCGAGTGTGTGGCCCCGGCTCACCGGCGCCCCATTCCCGGTGGCGCCCGCGCTCATCTCCACCGACATCCACTTCGTCCGTGTGTGTTGTCTCGCGGGGCAGGGCATCGGCCTGATTCCCAGCGTGGAGCTGCCGGACCCGGAGGGCGGGGAATCGCTGGTGGCGGTGCTCCCGGACGAGGTGGGCCGGGTGCGCCCCTTGCGGCTGAGCGTGCCGGAGGCCCTGAGCGAGATTCCCAAGGTGCGACAGGTGCTCACGCACATCCGCCAGTTCCTCGAGCCGCTGTGA
- the alr gene encoding alanine racemase: MESIGGGPGDAAHTSWLELSAGALRHNVEVFRALDGGKGPSGALGVVLKGNAYGHGLSQVLPVVHGLVDILYFIAPQDALRVREHERAQGLAPRQVVVLGAVAPEEAVVLAREGVEVVVADRGWEAAVPVLRAAGLARPLRVHVHIDTGLGREGFTLEQLPGETRFLVDARDVLEVVGGLSHFANTEDVTEQGYALAQVDAFETGLGLLSAQLGTERVLQRHIAASAATLVLPRARYEARRVGISLYGLWPSAETRLSARLVLGEVPSLRPVLSWRCKSQVVKWLPANAYVGYGCTYRTSEPTRIAVLPVGYYDGYPRLASGKAHVLVNGRRCAVLGRVMMNHLIVDVTRATPDERPVTATLMGRDGEESITAEALAGWAQTIHYEVVTRLGAHLRRVVVE; encoded by the coding sequence GTGGAGTCCATTGGTGGCGGGCCTGGGGACGCGGCTCATACCTCGTGGTTGGAGCTGAGCGCGGGTGCGCTGAGGCACAACGTGGAGGTGTTCCGGGCGCTGGACGGGGGCAAGGGGCCCTCGGGGGCACTGGGGGTGGTGCTCAAGGGCAACGCCTACGGGCACGGGCTGTCGCAGGTGCTGCCGGTGGTCCACGGGTTGGTGGACATCCTGTATTTCATCGCGCCGCAGGACGCGCTGCGGGTGCGGGAGCACGAGCGGGCCCAGGGCCTTGCTCCCCGACAGGTGGTGGTGTTGGGGGCGGTGGCGCCGGAGGAGGCGGTGGTGCTGGCGCGGGAGGGCGTGGAGGTGGTGGTGGCCGACCGTGGCTGGGAGGCCGCGGTGCCGGTGCTGCGCGCGGCGGGGCTGGCTCGGCCGCTGCGGGTCCACGTCCACATCGACACGGGGCTGGGGCGCGAGGGCTTCACGTTGGAGCAGCTGCCCGGTGAGACGCGGTTCCTCGTCGACGCGCGCGACGTGCTGGAGGTGGTGGGCGGGTTGAGCCACTTCGCCAACACGGAGGACGTGACGGAGCAGGGGTACGCGCTGGCGCAGGTGGACGCGTTCGAGACGGGGCTGGGGTTGTTGTCGGCGCAGCTGGGGACCGAGCGGGTGTTGCAGCGGCACATCGCCGCGAGCGCCGCGACGTTGGTGTTGCCCCGGGCGCGCTACGAGGCGCGGCGGGTGGGGATTTCGCTGTACGGGCTGTGGCCGTCGGCGGAGACGCGGCTGTCGGCGCGGCTGGTGTTGGGCGAGGTGCCGTCGCTGCGGCCGGTGTTGTCGTGGCGGTGCAAGAGCCAGGTGGTGAAGTGGCTGCCGGCGAATGCGTACGTGGGCTATGGCTGCACGTACCGGACGTCGGAGCCCACGCGCATCGCTGTCTTGCCGGTGGGGTACTACGACGGCTACCCGAGGCTGGCGTCGGGCAAGGCGCACGTGCTGGTGAACGGGCGGCGGTGCGCGGTGCTGGGCCGCGTGATGATGAACCACCTCATCGTGGACGTGACGCGGGCGACGCCGGATGAGCGCCCCGTGACGGCGACGCTGATGGGGCGCGATGGAGAGGAGTCCATCACCGCCGAGGCGCTCGCGGGCTGGGCGCAGACCATCCACTACGAGGTCGTCACGCGCCTGGGCGCGCACCTGCGGCGCGTGGTGGTGGAGTAG
- a CDS encoding brain acid soluble protein 1: MKRYGWMVVLLLAGGCGSRHHGPTVHERRAAIRADHERKYGGEGFQATHWGMTRAEVRALYPEAAVTAREDLVVSTTLGERPARVFFLFAGDKLGSVFVRFATPEVLRDEHQQMVEVLTAKYGRPRKRGSSRRVLKYRESIDLAWLLTKTSPPTSTWEPARRDPVPAVNETPAEEMSSPPLVEASGRATVSPPVEAPATGGQAGSAAPARAQASGAPADDAMASSREGAREGETPMGAPPLVAVEAPRADVAGEQDAVDEAPPPLVEAQVDDDDRPDAYDDTEEEEPSSPEPEIRASRNGYVVVARWKAPETAVRLLGYQVARDRLLTLLYESDAYGEEVREEMEGRLAVELRKQARDF, translated from the coding sequence ATGAAGCGTTACGGGTGGATGGTGGTGTTGCTGCTGGCGGGCGGCTGTGGCTCGCGTCATCACGGGCCGACGGTGCACGAGCGCCGGGCGGCGATTCGCGCCGACCATGAGCGGAAGTATGGAGGCGAGGGCTTCCAGGCCACGCACTGGGGCATGACGCGCGCGGAGGTGCGGGCGCTGTACCCCGAGGCGGCGGTGACGGCGCGGGAGGACCTGGTGGTGTCGACGACGCTCGGGGAGCGTCCGGCCCGGGTGTTCTTCCTCTTCGCGGGCGACAAGCTGGGCTCGGTGTTCGTGCGCTTCGCGACGCCCGAGGTCCTGCGTGACGAGCACCAGCAGATGGTGGAGGTGCTGACGGCGAAGTACGGGCGCCCCCGGAAGCGAGGCTCGTCGCGCCGCGTGTTGAAGTACCGCGAGTCCATCGACCTGGCGTGGCTGCTCACGAAGACGTCGCCGCCCACGTCCACGTGGGAGCCCGCGCGGCGCGACCCTGTGCCCGCAGTGAACGAGACACCGGCGGAAGAGATGTCCTCGCCGCCGCTCGTGGAGGCGTCGGGGAGGGCGACGGTGTCGCCTCCCGTGGAGGCTCCCGCGACAGGTGGACAGGCGGGGAGCGCGGCACCCGCGCGGGCGCAGGCAAGCGGAGCTCCGGCGGACGATGCGATGGCCTCATCGCGCGAAGGGGCTCGGGAGGGCGAGACACCGATGGGCGCGCCGCCGCTCGTGGCGGTCGAGGCTCCGCGCGCGGACGTCGCTGGCGAGCAGGACGCGGTGGACGAGGCACCTCCGCCGCTCGTGGAGGCCCAGGTGGACGATGACGACCGGCCCGACGCGTACGACGACACCGAAGAGGAGGAGCCCTCCTCGCCGGAGCCGGAGATTCGCGCGTCACGGAACGGCTATGTCGTCGTCGCCCGCTGGAAGGCCCCGGAGACGGCGGTCCGGCTCCTGGGCTACCAGGTGGCGAGAGACCGTCTGCTGACGCTGCTGTACGAGAGCGACGCCTACGGCGAGGAGGTCCGCGAGGAGATGGAGGGACGGCTCGCCGTCGAGCTGCGCAAGCAGGCCCGCGACTTCTAG
- a CDS encoding metallophosphoesterase, which produces MRTLFIGDVHGCARELDALLTACGWCPDDRVVLVGDLVAKGPDSAGVVRRARELGMLAVRGNHDAHVLRWHSGRGPEGKKLGKEHRQVLDTLCDEDWAYLEAQPLYRRFPELNVLAVHGGLVPGVPLEAQRADELLNLRSIAPDGTPSKRVDGGVPWASCWKGPELVIFGHDAMRGVQRHPHAVGLDSGCVYGGRLTAYVMPEGRLVSVPAQRAYVDVNGSP; this is translated from the coding sequence ATGCGGACGCTCTTCATCGGCGACGTGCATGGCTGCGCGCGGGAGCTGGACGCGCTGTTGACCGCGTGCGGCTGGTGCCCCGACGACCGCGTGGTGCTGGTGGGAGACCTGGTCGCGAAGGGGCCGGACTCGGCGGGCGTGGTGCGGCGGGCGCGCGAGCTGGGGATGCTCGCGGTGCGAGGCAACCACGACGCGCACGTGCTGCGCTGGCATTCGGGCCGAGGGCCCGAGGGCAAGAAGCTGGGCAAGGAGCACCGCCAGGTCCTCGACACGCTGTGCGACGAGGACTGGGCGTACCTGGAGGCGCAGCCGCTGTATCGCCGCTTCCCGGAGCTGAACGTGCTCGCGGTGCATGGCGGGCTGGTGCCGGGGGTTCCCCTGGAGGCGCAGCGCGCGGACGAGCTGCTCAACCTGCGCAGCATCGCCCCGGATGGGACGCCGTCGAAGCGGGTGGACGGCGGCGTGCCCTGGGCGAGCTGCTGGAAGGGGCCGGAGCTGGTCATCTTCGGCCACGACGCCATGCGCGGCGTGCAGCGGCATCCGCACGCGGTGGGGCTCGACTCGGGCTGCGTGTACGGCGGGCGGCTGACCGCGTACGTGATGCCGGAGGGCCGGCTCGTGTCCGTGCCGGCCCAGCGCGCCTATGTCGACGTGAACGGCTCGCCGTGA
- a CDS encoding transcriptional regulator, which produces MLSSHGVSSPDVSLAQAFIAARASPCAPESLPPLQALLARALETARAAWPGVELDGARFVVHLARLLPAQAPSEDVEKFHLPDVYLARAAADQLPSALSAFEASFMPEVNAAVARLKLPPSGLDEVRQLLRQRMLVGSQDAPARLAAYPGTGPLSGWVRAAALWLALDWQRQRGGHPQADDGDLSLLVAPGDDPELMYLKNTYRAEFSASFTSALGMLEARQRNFLRMKYLDGLSIDQLGALYGVHRSTAARWVVAAQESLLQETRRLLTEKLRLTGSQLDSVLRLISSQLDVNLSRLLRSKVE; this is translated from the coding sequence GTGCTATCGTCCCACGGCGTGTCCTCCCCGGACGTTTCCCTGGCCCAGGCCTTCATCGCGGCGCGAGCTTCCCCCTGCGCGCCGGAGTCGCTGCCCCCGCTTCAGGCGTTGCTCGCGCGCGCGCTGGAGACAGCCCGCGCGGCGTGGCCCGGGGTGGAGCTGGACGGCGCGCGCTTCGTCGTCCACCTGGCGCGGCTGCTGCCCGCGCAGGCGCCCTCCGAGGACGTGGAGAAGTTCCACCTCCCGGACGTCTACCTGGCGCGCGCGGCGGCGGACCAGCTCCCCTCCGCGCTGAGCGCCTTCGAGGCGAGCTTCATGCCCGAGGTGAACGCCGCCGTGGCGCGGCTGAAGCTTCCACCCTCGGGGCTCGACGAGGTCCGCCAGCTGCTCCGCCAGCGCATGCTGGTGGGCAGCCAGGATGCTCCCGCCCGACTGGCCGCCTACCCCGGCACGGGCCCCCTGAGTGGCTGGGTGCGCGCCGCGGCGCTGTGGCTCGCGCTCGACTGGCAGCGCCAGCGCGGCGGACATCCCCAGGCGGATGACGGGGACTTGTCGCTGCTGGTGGCGCCCGGGGACGACCCGGAGCTCATGTATCTGAAGAACACGTACCGCGCGGAGTTCAGCGCGTCGTTTACCTCCGCGCTCGGCATGCTGGAGGCGCGTCAGCGCAACTTCCTGCGCATGAAGTACCTGGACGGGCTGAGCATCGACCAGCTGGGCGCGCTGTACGGCGTGCACCGCTCCACGGCGGCGCGCTGGGTGGTGGCCGCGCAGGAGTCGCTCCTCCAGGAGACGCGGCGGCTGCTCACCGAGAAGCTGCGCCTCACCGGCTCACAGCTCGACAGCGTGCTGCGCCTCATCTCCAGCCAGCTCGACGTCAACCTGAGCCGCCTCCTGCGCTCGAAGGTGGAGTGA
- a CDS encoding SDR family oxidoreductase translates to MSIQSSKVALVTGASRGIGAAVAERLARDGFAVIVNYSQSPGPAEALVRDVERAGGKALAVKADIRKSAEVRSMFDAAEKAFGGVDVLVNNAGIMTLSPVADMEDAAFERLIAVNLQGTFNTLREAARRLRKGGRIINFSSSVVGLLQPTYAVYAATKAGVEAMTSVLAKELRGRDITVNAVAPGPTATDLFLDGKPKEVVDRLAKLAPLERLGQPVDIASVVSFLAGPDGAWVNGQVLRANGGII, encoded by the coding sequence ATGAGCATCCAGAGTTCGAAGGTCGCCCTCGTCACCGGGGCATCGCGAGGCATCGGCGCGGCGGTCGCGGAGCGGCTCGCGCGGGATGGCTTCGCCGTCATCGTGAACTACTCACAGTCCCCCGGGCCCGCGGAGGCGCTCGTGCGTGACGTCGAGCGGGCCGGCGGCAAGGCGCTGGCCGTGAAGGCGGACATCCGCAAGAGCGCGGAGGTGCGGAGCATGTTCGACGCGGCCGAGAAGGCCTTCGGCGGCGTGGACGTGCTGGTCAACAACGCGGGCATCATGACGTTGTCGCCCGTGGCGGACATGGAGGACGCGGCCTTCGAGCGGCTCATCGCCGTCAACCTCCAGGGCACCTTCAACACCCTGCGCGAGGCCGCGCGCCGGCTGCGCAAGGGCGGGCGCATCATCAACTTCTCCTCCAGCGTGGTGGGCCTCTTGCAACCCACCTACGCCGTCTACGCAGCCACCAAGGCGGGCGTGGAGGCGATGACGAGCGTGCTGGCCAAGGAGCTGCGCGGCCGCGACATCACCGTCAACGCCGTGGCCCCCGGCCCCACCGCCACGGACCTGTTCCTCGACGGCAAGCCGAAAGAGGTCGTGGACCGGCTGGCGAAGCTGGCCCCGCTGGAGCGGCTGGGGCAGCCGGTGGACATCGCGTCGGTGGTCTCCTTCCTCGCGGGCCCCGACGGCGCGTGGGTCAACGGTCAGGTGCTGCGCGCCAACGGCGGCATCATCTGA